One part of the Actinomyces howellii genome encodes these proteins:
- the rpmA gene encoding 50S ribosomal protein L27 gives MAHKKGLGSSRNGRDSNAQRLGVKRFGGQFVKAGEIIVRQRGTHFHPGANVGRGNDDTLFATAAGNVQFGTRRGRRVVNVVLAEA, from the coding sequence ATGGCACACAAGAAGGGTCTTGGTTCCTCCCGGAACGGCCGCGACTCCAACGCCCAGCGCCTGGGCGTCAAGCGTTTCGGCGGCCAGTTCGTCAAGGCCGGCGAGATCATCGTCCGACAGCGCGGCACGCACTTCCACCCGGGCGCCAACGTGGGTCGCGGCAACGACGACACGCTGTTCGCCACTGCCGCGGGCAACGTCCAGTTCGGCACCCGGCGCGGCCGCAGGGTCGTCAACGTCGTGCTCGCCGAGGCCTGA
- a CDS encoding cytochrome ubiquinol oxidase subunit I, with protein sequence MVIAPMALDSLDLARWQFGITTVYHFILVPLTIGLSPLVALMETFYLRTGNEQWRTVTKFFGKILLINFALGVATGIVQEFQFGMNWSEYSRFVGNIFGAPLAFEALLAFFMESTFLGLWIFGWDRLSPRIHNLCMWMVALGTNFSAVFILAANSWMQHPVGAVINPETGRAELDGVGGFIKVLTNPILWTTIPHVIASALLVAGAVIVGVSVWWMTKAARAGQDFEARELWRRATRFGAIVMVLGGIVTAGSGHHQGQLVAEEQPAKMAAAEALCHTESGAGFTVLAFGSCDGEISRVITVPYVYSFMATNDPNAELMGLEDAQGMYEERFGAGVDYTPDVMVAFWSFRLMIGLGMASLGIGVLALWLTRRGRLITSPRIGTAALWTMWLPFVACSFGWIFTEMGRQPWVVVPNLADPVSQVHMLTQDGVSTVVSSSTVLASMIVFTVLYAALGVVWFVLLRRYVREGVHTPTDPSQRDGEHSDLPDPDRLSFAY encoded by the coding sequence ATGGTCATCGCACCAATGGCGCTGGACTCCCTCGACCTGGCACGGTGGCAGTTCGGCATCACGACCGTCTACCACTTCATCCTCGTCCCCCTCACGATCGGCCTGTCCCCGCTCGTGGCCCTCATGGAGACGTTCTACCTGCGGACAGGCAACGAGCAGTGGCGCACCGTCACGAAGTTCTTCGGCAAGATCCTGCTCATCAACTTCGCGCTCGGGGTGGCCACCGGTATCGTCCAGGAGTTCCAGTTCGGCATGAACTGGTCGGAGTACTCCCGCTTCGTGGGCAACATCTTCGGCGCCCCCCTGGCTTTCGAGGCCCTTCTGGCCTTCTTCATGGAGTCGACCTTCCTCGGGCTGTGGATCTTCGGCTGGGACCGCCTGAGCCCCAGGATCCACAACCTGTGCATGTGGATGGTGGCGCTGGGCACGAACTTCTCGGCCGTCTTCATCCTCGCGGCCAACTCCTGGATGCAGCACCCCGTGGGCGCGGTCATCAACCCCGAGACCGGGCGCGCCGAGCTCGACGGGGTGGGCGGCTTCATCAAGGTCCTCACCAACCCCATCCTGTGGACCACGATCCCCCACGTCATCGCCTCGGCCCTCCTCGTGGCCGGCGCGGTCATCGTCGGGGTCTCGGTGTGGTGGATGACCAAGGCGGCGCGCGCGGGACAGGACTTCGAGGCACGCGAGCTGTGGCGCCGCGCGACCCGTTTCGGTGCGATCGTCATGGTGCTCGGCGGCATCGTCACCGCCGGCTCGGGCCACCACCAGGGCCAGCTCGTCGCCGAGGAGCAGCCCGCGAAGATGGCGGCGGCCGAGGCGCTGTGCCACACCGAGTCCGGGGCCGGCTTCACCGTCCTGGCCTTCGGGAGCTGCGACGGGGAGATCTCGCGAGTCATCACGGTGCCCTACGTCTACTCCTTCATGGCCACCAACGACCCGAACGCCGAGCTCATGGGCCTGGAGGACGCCCAGGGGATGTACGAGGAGCGCTTCGGGGCGGGCGTGGACTACACCCCCGACGTCATGGTGGCCTTCTGGTCCTTCCGTCTCATGATCGGGCTGGGAATGGCCTCGCTGGGCATCGGGGTGCTGGCACTGTGGCTGACCCGCAGGGGCAGGCTCATCACGAGCCCCCGGATCGGCACCGCTGCCCTGTGGACGATGTGGCTGCCCTTCGTCGCCTGCAGCTTCGGATGGATCTTCACCGAGATGGGACGCCAGCCGTGGGTGGTCGTCCCCAACCTCGCCGACCCCGTCTCACAGGTCCACATGCTCACCCAGGACGGCGTGTCCACGGTCGTGTCCTCGAGCACGGTCCTGGCCTCGATGATCGTCTTCACCGTCCTGTACGCCGCCCTGGGCGTGGTGTGGTTCGTCCTCCTGCGCCGCTACGTCCGTGAGGGCGTGCACACGCCGACCGACCCCTCCCAGCGGGACGGCGAGCACTCAGACCTGCCCGATCCCGACCGCCTGTCCTTCGCGTACTGA
- a CDS encoding glutamate-5-semialdehyde dehydrogenase — MPEPDDAVAYVEAVARGAREAQRQVAGLRREDKDAALAAMADHLVAATASILEANAEDLERARQDGMAAGLIDRLALSAERIEGIAAAVREVAALPDPVGQVVDGQTLPNGLRVRRVRVPMGVVGMIYEARPNVTVDVAALTLKSGNAVVLRGGSAAQSSNAAIIEVLRAALSARGLPADLVTTIDPAGRAGATALMGARGLIDVLVPRGGASLIRAVVEQSVVPVIETGSGNCHVYVDASADLEAAVRIVVNAKTQRVGVCNAAETLLVHTEVAADFLPAAAAALWARGVCLHADQAARAVLAQCAGEDSHGAQLVPATTEDWDTEYGSLDLAVRVVEDLDDAVAHIAAHSTGHTEAILSQDVSSINRFVAGVDSAAVMVNASTRFTDGGQLGLGAELGISTQKLHARGPMGLAALTSTKWVVEGDGHVRP, encoded by the coding sequence ATGCCCGAGCCCGACGACGCCGTCGCCTACGTCGAGGCCGTCGCCCGCGGCGCCCGCGAGGCGCAGCGACAGGTCGCCGGACTCCGCCGCGAGGACAAGGACGCCGCCCTGGCGGCCATGGCGGACCACCTCGTGGCGGCCACCGCGAGCATCCTGGAGGCCAACGCCGAGGACCTCGAGCGCGCCCGACAGGACGGCATGGCCGCCGGTCTCATCGACCGCCTCGCGCTGAGCGCCGAGCGCATCGAGGGCATCGCCGCCGCCGTGCGCGAGGTCGCGGCCCTTCCCGACCCGGTCGGACAGGTCGTCGACGGACAGACCCTGCCCAACGGGCTGCGGGTGCGGCGGGTGCGCGTGCCCATGGGAGTGGTCGGGATGATCTACGAGGCGCGGCCCAACGTCACCGTCGACGTCGCCGCCCTGACCCTGAAGTCCGGAAACGCCGTCGTCCTGCGCGGGGGGAGTGCCGCGCAGTCATCCAACGCCGCGATCATCGAGGTCCTGCGCGCCGCCCTGTCGGCCAGGGGCCTGCCCGCCGACCTCGTCACCACGATCGACCCGGCCGGCCGTGCCGGGGCCACCGCCCTCATGGGAGCCCGCGGCCTCATCGACGTCCTCGTCCCCCGGGGCGGGGCCAGCCTCATCCGCGCGGTCGTCGAGCAGTCAGTCGTGCCGGTCATCGAGACCGGCTCGGGCAACTGCCACGTCTACGTCGACGCGAGCGCGGACCTCGAGGCGGCGGTGAGGATCGTCGTCAACGCCAAGACCCAGAGAGTGGGGGTGTGCAACGCCGCCGAGACCCTCCTCGTCCACACCGAGGTCGCGGCCGACTTCCTTCCGGCGGCCGCCGCGGCGCTGTGGGCGCGGGGGGTGTGCCTCCACGCCGACCAGGCCGCGCGAGCCGTCCTGGCCCAGTGCGCCGGCGAGGACTCCCACGGCGCGCAGCTCGTGCCCGCCACCACCGAGGACTGGGACACCGAGTACGGCAGCCTCGACCTGGCCGTGCGCGTCGTCGAGGACCTCGACGACGCCGTGGCCCACATCGCCGCTCACTCCACCGGGCACACCGAGGCCATCCTCAGCCAGGACGTGTCCTCGATCAACCGCTTCGTCGCCGGTGTCGACTCCGCGGCCGTCATGGTCAACGCCTCGACCCGCTTCACCGACGGCGGCCAGCTCGGACTGGGCGCCGAGCTGGGCATCTCGACCCAGAAGCTCCACGCCCGCGGACCCATGGGCCTGGCCGCCCTGACGAGCACGAAGTGGGTCGTCGAGGGCGACGGTCACGTGCGCCCCTGA
- a CDS encoding Rne/Rng family ribonuclease, which translates to MASSQPNETPDLLPDGDGATQPATPAPARRRRRATAAAAAPAPAPEQPRPPVPADRAEGASSSGAADTTDAADTTDTADTAGGPQADDLPKGGPLPEPAAPRSRPAARRRRRATAEATTPQHAPEAAQPVLVLPDPEPGTTVETEAGTDVDENADADMNENADENADAGVDADVDADSDTDPHADRDGDVEGAEGEEEPAQAEGRENEQDEPARLPAASLLFQAPDPARARRRRRKVTAETTTPQHAPAAEEAVVDEAGAQGQAPAPARGRRRRQATAPSTAPEHVEDAPAARKVRGRGPQEGVDEPSPSEDPASSGAEEQLDPAEDGGGRRKRRRGGRGRRTRGRSEAQAQELAEDEDVTEEARDEGQEDVESGDEDRAGTASEPEDLVDSEGQGASRRRRRRRSRTRTDAGRDVRDEVTALKGSTRLEAKRQRRREGRAAGRRRPIVTEAEFLARRESVDRQMIVREQDGLNQIAVLEDGLLVEHYVARHTQSSMVGNVYVGRVQNVLPSMEAAFVDLGKGRNAVLYAGEVNWDAAGMEGRPRRIEDALSSGDTVLVQVTKDPIGHKGARLTSQVTLAGRYLVLVPGGAMTGISRKLPDTERARLKKILKKIVPEDAGVIVRTAAEGASEEQLADDVARLVAQWEAIDKKASQILKGSGRAPQLLKGEPELAVRVVRDVFNEDFRRLVVAGDQAWRTISQYVTELSPDLADRLEHWVSPEDVFAAHRVDEQLAKGFDRKVWLPSGGTLVIDRTEAMTVIDVNTGRFTGAGGTLEETVTRNNLEAAEEIVRQLRLRDIGGMVVIDFVDMVLESNRDLVLRRLVECLGRDRTRHQVTEVTSLGLVQMTRKRVGQGLVEAFSTPCECCSGRGFIVHDTPVESGGRSEAQSQRAAGRGRGRKAAGKGASKAKDPRDSRESGEAGDAGAVARAGQAAESGGTVEVQEAGAQDDAARAAVRGALAQIAAAAEQAHKENQESKESKDPQESQEPRDSGSGNGDPAAPQGR; encoded by the coding sequence ATGGCTTCCTCCCAGCCCAACGAGACGCCCGACCTCCTGCCTGACGGCGATGGCGCGACGCAACCGGCGACGCCCGCCCCTGCCCGTCGGCGACGTCGGGCGACCGCCGCGGCGGCAGCCCCCGCCCCCGCCCCCGAGCAGCCCAGGCCCCCGGTTCCGGCCGACCGCGCCGAGGGGGCGTCGTCCTCCGGTGCCGCCGACACGACCGACGCTGCCGACACGACCGACACCGCCGACACCGCCGGTGGTCCGCAGGCGGACGACCTCCCTAAGGGAGGACCGCTGCCGGAGCCGGCCGCCCCCCGGTCCCGTCCCGCGGCGCGACGTCGCCGTCGGGCGACTGCCGAGGCCACGACCCCGCAGCACGCCCCGGAGGCAGCCCAGCCCGTCCTCGTCCTGCCCGATCCGGAGCCCGGCACCACGGTCGAGACGGAGGCCGGCACCGACGTGGACGAGAACGCGGACGCTGACATGAACGAGAACGCGGACGAGAACGCGGACGCTGGCGTGGACGCCGACGTCGATGCGGACTCCGACACGGATCCTCATGCGGACCGGGACGGGGACGTCGAGGGTGCCGAGGGTGAGGAGGAGCCGGCGCAGGCCGAGGGGCGCGAGAACGAGCAGGACGAGCCCGCTCGCCTGCCTGCCGCCTCCCTGCTGTTCCAGGCCCCCGATCCTGCCCGTGCGCGGCGCAGGCGCCGCAAGGTCACCGCTGAGACGACGACCCCCCAGCACGCCCCGGCCGCCGAGGAGGCGGTCGTCGACGAGGCCGGCGCCCAGGGGCAGGCCCCTGCGCCGGCGCGCGGTCGTCGCCGCCGTCAGGCCACCGCCCCCTCGACGGCCCCCGAGCACGTCGAGGACGCACCGGCGGCCCGTAAGGTCCGGGGCCGTGGCCCGCAGGAGGGGGTCGACGAGCCGTCCCCGTCCGAGGACCCCGCCTCCTCCGGTGCTGAGGAGCAGCTTGACCCCGCCGAGGACGGGGGTGGTCGTCGCAAGCGCCGTCGCGGCGGACGCGGGCGCAGGACCCGGGGCCGCAGCGAGGCCCAGGCCCAGGAGCTCGCCGAGGACGAGGACGTCACCGAGGAGGCCCGGGACGAGGGCCAGGAGGACGTCGAGTCCGGTGACGAGGACCGTGCCGGGACCGCCAGCGAGCCCGAGGACCTCGTCGACTCCGAGGGGCAGGGCGCTTCGCGCCGTCGGCGCCGTCGGCGCTCGCGCACGCGGACGGACGCGGGACGCGACGTGCGCGACGAGGTGACGGCACTCAAGGGGTCGACCCGGCTCGAGGCCAAGCGGCAGCGGCGCCGGGAGGGCCGTGCGGCCGGCCGCAGGCGCCCTATCGTCACCGAGGCCGAGTTCCTCGCCCGGCGCGAGAGCGTCGACCGGCAGATGATCGTGCGCGAGCAGGACGGCCTCAACCAGATCGCCGTGCTCGAGGACGGCCTGCTCGTCGAGCACTACGTCGCCCGTCACACCCAGTCCTCGATGGTCGGCAACGTCTACGTCGGCCGGGTGCAGAACGTCCTGCCCTCGATGGAGGCGGCCTTCGTGGACCTGGGCAAGGGGCGCAACGCCGTGCTCTACGCCGGTGAGGTCAACTGGGACGCCGCGGGCATGGAGGGGCGCCCCCGCCGGATCGAGGACGCGCTGTCCAGCGGTGACACGGTCCTGGTCCAGGTGACCAAGGACCCGATCGGGCACAAGGGCGCACGGCTGACCAGCCAGGTGACCCTCGCCGGGCGCTACCTCGTCCTGGTCCCCGGAGGGGCGATGACAGGCATCTCCCGCAAGCTGCCCGACACCGAGAGGGCTCGTCTCAAGAAGATCCTCAAGAAGATCGTGCCCGAGGACGCCGGCGTCATCGTGCGCACGGCCGCTGAGGGGGCCAGTGAGGAGCAGCTGGCCGACGACGTCGCGCGCCTGGTCGCCCAGTGGGAGGCCATCGACAAGAAGGCCTCCCAGATCCTCAAGGGCTCAGGTCGGGCGCCCCAGCTGCTCAAGGGGGAGCCCGAGCTCGCCGTGCGCGTCGTGCGTGACGTGTTCAACGAGGACTTCCGTCGGCTCGTCGTCGCCGGGGACCAGGCGTGGAGGACGATCAGCCAGTACGTCACCGAGCTGAGCCCGGACCTGGCCGACCGTCTCGAGCACTGGGTGAGCCCGGAGGACGTCTTCGCGGCGCACCGGGTCGACGAGCAGCTCGCCAAGGGCTTCGACCGCAAGGTGTGGCTGCCCAGCGGCGGCACCCTCGTCATCGACCGTACTGAGGCGATGACCGTCATCGACGTCAACACCGGCCGCTTCACCGGCGCGGGGGGCACCCTGGAGGAGACCGTCACCCGCAACAACCTCGAGGCGGCTGAGGAGATCGTGCGTCAGCTGCGCCTGCGTGACATCGGAGGCATGGTGGTCATCGACTTCGTCGACATGGTGCTGGAGTCCAACCGTGACCTCGTGCTGCGCCGTCTCGTCGAGTGCCTGGGCCGGGACCGCACTCGCCACCAGGTCACCGAGGTCACGAGCCTGGGCCTGGTGCAGATGACCCGGAAGCGTGTCGGGCAGGGCCTGGTCGAGGCCTTCTCGACACCCTGCGAGTGCTGCTCGGGGCGCGGATTCATCGTCCACGACACCCCGGTGGAGTCCGGAGGCCGGAGCGAGGCCCAGAGCCAGCGTGCCGCCGGGCGGGGCCGCGGGCGCAAGGCGGCGGGCAAGGGTGCCTCCAAGGCCAAGGACCCTCGGGACTCTCGGGAGTCCGGTGAGGCCGGGGACGCCGGGGCCGTGGCCCGTGCGGGGCAGGCGGCCGAGTCCGGGGGGACCGTCGAGGTCCAGGAGGCCGGTGCTCAGGACGACGCCGCCAGGGCGGCTGTGCGCGGTGCGCTCGCCCAGATCGCAGCGGCCGCGGAGCAGGCGCACAAGGAGAACCAGGAGTCCAAGGAGTCCAAGGACCCCCAGGAGTCCCAGGAGCCCCGGGACTCGGGGTCCGGGAACGGGGACCCGGCCGCTCCTCAGGGGCGCTGA
- the obgE gene encoding GTPase ObgE: protein MPSFIDRVVLHVAGGDGGNGCTSVHREKFKPLAGPDGGDGGHGGDVVLEVDPRVTTLLSYHRSPHRQAGNGTPGMGDWRRGTDGADLVLPVPEGTVVKDVDGTVLADLVGPGARFVVARGGTGGRGNFSLASARRKAPGFHLLGLPGQRHDVTLELKTIADVALVGYPSAGKSSLIASMSAARPKIADYPFTTLVPHLGVVEAGEVRYTIADVPGLIPGASQGKGLGLEFLRHIERCAVIVHVLDCATLEPGRDPVSDMESIEAELAAYAQRLGDQETDPSLTGRPPLMERPRIVALAKVDVPEAAELADFVTEELVARGLTVLPVSAVARTGLKELSFALAELVEAARRGGPASLPGSQAGAQRPVIRPAAVGSRREPAVATVRLVNHPVEGRVYEVRGDKPERWVLQTDFANDEAVGYLADRLAAAGVEDELVRAGARAGDTVLIGEVDGGVLFTWEPTMTSGAELLGARGSDLRLEDRHRRTNAERRARYHEMMDGKEAARAELRQEAAEGIWTDPTAWEDEEGTS from the coding sequence ATGCCCAGCTTCATCGATCGAGTGGTCCTCCACGTCGCCGGAGGCGACGGCGGCAACGGCTGCACCTCGGTGCACCGGGAGAAGTTCAAGCCCCTGGCAGGCCCGGACGGCGGTGACGGCGGGCACGGCGGCGACGTCGTCCTCGAGGTCGACCCCCGGGTGACGACGCTGCTGTCCTACCACCGCTCGCCCCACCGTCAGGCCGGCAACGGCACGCCCGGTATGGGCGACTGGCGTCGCGGTACCGACGGTGCCGACCTCGTCCTTCCGGTGCCCGAGGGCACGGTGGTCAAGGACGTCGACGGAACGGTCCTGGCCGACCTCGTCGGTCCCGGGGCCCGGTTCGTCGTGGCCCGCGGAGGCACAGGAGGGCGGGGCAACTTCTCCCTGGCCTCCGCCAGGCGCAAGGCGCCGGGCTTTCATCTCCTGGGCCTGCCCGGTCAGCGCCACGACGTCACCCTCGAGCTCAAGACGATCGCGGACGTCGCGCTCGTGGGCTATCCCAGCGCGGGCAAGTCCTCGCTCATCGCCTCGATGAGCGCGGCCCGGCCCAAGATCGCCGACTACCCCTTCACCACCCTCGTGCCCCACCTGGGGGTCGTCGAGGCCGGCGAGGTGCGGTACACGATCGCCGACGTCCCCGGTCTCATCCCCGGGGCCAGCCAGGGCAAGGGGCTGGGCCTGGAGTTCCTGCGCCACATCGAGCGCTGCGCCGTCATCGTCCACGTCCTTGACTGCGCCACCCTCGAGCCCGGCCGGGACCCGGTCTCCGACATGGAGAGCATCGAGGCCGAGCTCGCGGCCTACGCCCAACGGCTGGGAGACCAGGAGACCGACCCCTCGCTCACGGGCAGGCCCCCACTCATGGAGCGCCCCAGGATCGTCGCCCTGGCCAAGGTCGACGTGCCCGAGGCCGCCGAGCTCGCCGACTTCGTCACCGAGGAGCTCGTGGCCCGGGGACTGACCGTCCTGCCCGTGTCCGCCGTGGCCCGCACCGGCCTCAAGGAGCTGTCCTTCGCCCTGGCCGAGCTCGTCGAGGCCGCTCGTCGTGGCGGTCCCGCCAGCCTGCCGGGCTCCCAGGCCGGCGCACAGCGTCCGGTCATCCGCCCGGCGGCCGTGGGCTCGCGCCGGGAGCCCGCGGTGGCGACCGTGCGCCTCGTCAACCACCCGGTCGAGGGCCGGGTCTACGAGGTCCGTGGGGACAAGCCCGAGCGGTGGGTGCTTCAGACCGACTTCGCCAACGACGAGGCGGTGGGCTACCTTGCGGACCGGCTGGCTGCGGCCGGGGTCGAGGACGAGCTCGTGCGTGCCGGGGCCCGGGCGGGGGACACCGTGCTCATCGGTGAGGTCGACGGCGGGGTCCTGTTCACCTGGGAGCCGACGATGACCTCAGGCGCCGAGCTCCTGGGAGCCCGCGGCTCCGACCTGCGCCTGGAGGACAGGCACCGGCGCACGAACGCCGAGCGCCGCGCCCGCTACCACGAGATGATGGACGGCAAGGAGGCCGCCCGCGCCGAGCTGCGGCAGGAGGCCGCTGAGGGGATCTGGACCGATCCGACCGCCTGGGAGGACGAGGAGGGCACGTCGTGA
- the proB gene encoding glutamate 5-kinase gives MPGRPASLPPGARVVLKVGSSSLTRADGGLDLNRIDILAGLIARMRQRGHDVVLVSSGAVAAGMVPLGMEDRPTELRLLQAAASVGQGNLVARWQTAMSAYGVVTAQVLLTVQDVAVRSHYRTVRATFDALLSLGAVPVVNENDAVATTEFSLGDNDHLAALVSHLVTADVLVLFTDVDGLWTARPGTPGAVPVRHVVGSGQLASVDVSARGSALGTGGMRSKAQAATIACASGTATIVAAANDAARLLGETTIPQDLGTWFEPTGPHRPSRRLWMAYASIPEGRVVIDAGAARAVTVGKKSLLLPGVTAVAGDFESGSVVEVVGPQGPVARGICRYSAAELEEVIEARAHRRPGPDHVAPVVHRDDLAELPRTAG, from the coding sequence GTGCCGGGGCGCCCGGCGAGCCTGCCCCCAGGGGCCCGCGTCGTGCTCAAGGTCGGGTCCTCGAGCCTGACCCGAGCGGACGGGGGGCTCGATCTCAACCGCATCGACATCCTGGCGGGCCTCATCGCCCGGATGCGCCAGCGTGGCCACGACGTCGTCCTCGTGTCCTCCGGGGCGGTGGCGGCGGGCATGGTGCCCCTGGGCATGGAGGACCGGCCCACCGAGCTGCGTCTGCTCCAGGCGGCCGCCTCGGTGGGGCAGGGCAACCTCGTCGCCCGCTGGCAGACGGCGATGAGCGCCTACGGCGTCGTCACCGCCCAGGTCCTGCTCACCGTCCAGGACGTGGCCGTGCGCAGCCACTACCGGACCGTGCGCGCCACCTTCGACGCCCTGCTGTCCCTGGGCGCGGTGCCGGTGGTCAACGAGAACGACGCCGTGGCCACGACCGAGTTCAGCCTCGGGGACAACGACCACCTGGCGGCGCTCGTCTCCCACCTCGTGACCGCGGACGTGCTCGTCCTGTTCACCGACGTCGACGGTCTGTGGACCGCCCGGCCCGGCACCCCCGGGGCGGTTCCCGTGCGCCACGTCGTCGGTTCCGGACAGCTCGCCTCGGTCGACGTCTCTGCCCGCGGCTCGGCCCTGGGCACCGGTGGCATGCGCTCCAAGGCCCAGGCCGCCACGATCGCCTGCGCCTCGGGCACTGCCACGATCGTGGCCGCCGCCAACGACGCGGCACGGCTCCTGGGTGAGACGACCATCCCCCAGGACCTGGGGACCTGGTTCGAGCCCACGGGGCCGCACCGCCCCAGCCGGCGGCTGTGGATGGCCTACGCCTCGATCCCCGAGGGCCGCGTCGTCATTGACGCGGGCGCGGCCCGCGCCGTGACCGTGGGCAAGAAGTCCCTCCTCCTGCCCGGGGTCACCGCCGTGGCCGGGGACTTCGAGTCCGGATCGGTCGTCGAGGTCGTCGGTCCCCAGGGCCCGGTCGCCCGGGGGATCTGCCGCTACTCGGCCGCCGAGCTCGAGGAGGTCATCGAGGCGCGCGCCCACCGGCGGCCCGGACCCGACCACGTCGCCCCCGTCGTCCACCGCGACGACCTCGCCGAGCTGCCCCGCACCGCCGGCTGA
- the rplU gene encoding 50S ribosomal protein L21: MSIQVVYAIVKAGGRQEKVSVGDVVVVDKLPGEIGDEVSLAPVMLVDGDTVTTAADLASTSVTAEIVGDEKGPKINILKFKNKTGYRKRQGHRAQLTAVKIKAIG, encoded by the coding sequence ATGAGCATTCAAGTGGTCTACGCGATCGTCAAGGCCGGCGGCCGTCAGGAGAAGGTCTCCGTCGGCGACGTCGTGGTCGTCGACAAGCTCCCCGGTGAGATCGGTGACGAGGTCAGCCTCGCCCCTGTCATGCTCGTGGACGGCGACACGGTGACCACCGCTGCCGACCTCGCCTCCACCTCGGTCACCGCGGAGATCGTCGGCGACGAGAAGGGCCCGAAGATCAACATCCTCAAGTTCAAGAACAAGACGGGCTACCGCAAGCGTCAGGGCCACCGCGCCCAGCTGACCGCCGTCAAGATCAAGGCTATCGGCTGA
- a CDS encoding AAA family ATPase, which translates to MRITHVSASNWRNFKNIDFEVGDRLFIVGPNASGKSNLLDLFRFLSDVAGSGGGLASAIERRGGLKKVRSLFARNNAKGRLVLDVCLRAGEDEWRYHLSVKGESGGHNRPIVDEEVVELNGATLLRRPDDDDREDPERLTQTHLEQISANKAFRVIAEYFSRVQYFHLVPQIIRDPTRTAPAHDDPYGSDFIAQMNGTQAQTRNAWLRRMQEALQAAVPGFESLGIETDAAGRPHLVAGYKNWRSTPSRQSEADFSDGTLRLIGLLWSIIKAPANPGVLLLEEPELSLNTAIVRVLPSILAQVRRSSDLQIILSTHAPEILNDEGVNPDEVLVLRVTADGSQARLLSQLPEVADLELGLSTSEVVEALIAPENLEGLMAATRSRASR; encoded by the coding sequence GTGCGGATCACACACGTGAGCGCAAGCAACTGGAGGAACTTCAAGAACATCGACTTCGAGGTCGGCGACCGGCTGTTCATCGTCGGCCCCAACGCCTCGGGGAAGTCGAACCTGCTCGACCTGTTCCGCTTCCTGTCCGACGTCGCCGGCTCAGGCGGTGGTCTGGCCTCAGCGATCGAGCGCCGAGGCGGTTTGAAGAAGGTGCGCAGCCTCTTCGCGCGCAACAACGCCAAGGGACGCCTGGTCCTCGACGTGTGCCTGCGCGCCGGAGAGGACGAGTGGCGCTACCACCTGTCGGTCAAGGGAGAGTCCGGCGGACACAACCGGCCGATCGTGGACGAGGAGGTCGTCGAGCTCAATGGCGCGACGCTGCTGCGCCGTCCTGATGACGACGACCGGGAGGACCCGGAGCGCCTCACCCAGACCCACCTCGAGCAGATCTCCGCGAACAAGGCCTTCCGCGTCATCGCCGAGTACTTCTCCCGGGTCCAGTACTTCCACCTCGTGCCCCAGATCATCCGCGACCCGACCCGGACCGCCCCGGCGCACGATGACCCGTACGGCAGCGACTTCATCGCGCAGATGAACGGGACGCAGGCCCAGACTCGCAACGCCTGGCTCCGACGGATGCAGGAGGCACTCCAGGCGGCCGTCCCCGGCTTCGAGTCCCTGGGCATCGAGACCGACGCAGCCGGACGGCCGCACCTCGTCGCGGGCTACAAGAACTGGCGCTCGACGCCCTCGCGCCAGAGCGAGGCGGACTTCTCCGACGGGACGCTCCGCCTCATCGGCCTGCTGTGGTCGATCATCAAGGCCCCGGCCAATCCGGGGGTCCTGCTGCTGGAGGAGCCCGAGCTGTCCCTCAACACCGCGATCGTGCGGGTCCTTCCCTCGATCCTGGCCCAGGTGCGCCGTTCCTCCGACCTGCAGATCATCTTGTCGACGCACGCCCCGGAGATCCTCAACGACGAGGGCGTCAACCCCGATGAGGTCCTTGTCCTGCGCGTCACCGCCGACGGATCCCAGGCCCGGCTCCTGTCTCAGCTGCCCGAGGTCGCCGATCTCGAGCTCGGCCTGAGCACCTCCGAGGTCGTCGAGGCTCTTATCGCTCCCGAGAACCTCGAGGGACTCATGGCCGCCACCCGGAGCAGAGCCAGCCGATGA